In a single window of the Burkholderiales bacterium genome:
- a CDS encoding YkgJ family cysteine cluster protein, with protein sequence MDKFEIKDSPFPQSPVVPQLLEPTTVIQFRCHKEIACFNACCRNIDISLTPYDILRLKKRLNLTSGEFLTTYTVPYEMEKDGIAGVKLKPVEGGTACRFMTEEGCSVYEDRPTACRYYPLGLLSIRRQGENFDREAYALVKEEHCLGHQEPRRLTIAEYRKEQGLEEYDELSRGWRQLILKKKSAGPTVGKPSKRSLQLFFMTCYDLDQFREFVTSDQFNDLYDVEPETREKIKTDDVALMQFGFRLLRQVMFNEMSIPIRPDALEKRLARKRERERILDEIVQKIGPVEGVRLDELEDKYQHASD encoded by the coding sequence ATGGACAAATTCGAGATCAAGGATTCCCCCTTCCCCCAAAGTCCGGTCGTGCCGCAGCTTTTGGAGCCCACGACGGTCATTCAGTTCCGCTGCCACAAGGAAATCGCCTGTTTCAATGCCTGCTGCAGGAACATCGACATCTCCCTCACGCCCTACGACATTCTGCGCCTGAAAAAACGCCTCAACCTGACTTCCGGGGAGTTCCTCACCACCTACACCGTCCCCTACGAAATGGAGAAGGACGGCATCGCCGGCGTCAAGCTCAAGCCGGTGGAGGGTGGCACGGCCTGCCGCTTCATGACCGAAGAAGGTTGCAGCGTCTATGAGGATCGGCCGACGGCCTGCCGGTACTATCCCCTGGGCCTGTTGTCCATCCGTCGGCAAGGGGAAAATTTCGACCGGGAAGCCTATGCGCTGGTCAAGGAGGAGCACTGCCTCGGCCACCAGGAGCCGCGCCGTTTGACCATCGCCGAATACCGCAAAGAGCAGGGACTCGAGGAATACGATGAACTGAGCCGGGGCTGGCGGCAGCTCATCCTGAAAAAGAAATCCGCCGGGCCCACCGTCGGCAAACCGAGCAAGCGGAGCCTCCAGCTCTTTTTCATGACCTGTTACGATCTCGACCAGTTCCGCGAATTCGTTACCTCCGACCAGTTCAATGATCTCTACGACGTGGAGCCGGAGACGCGGGAGAAAATCAAGACCGATGACGTTGCCCTCATGCAATTCGGTTTCCGCCTGCTGCGCCAGGTGATGTTCAACGAGATGAGCATCCCCATCCGTCCCGATGCCCTGGAAAAACGCCTGGCGCGCAAACGGGAGCGGGAGCGCATTCTGGACGAGATCGTGCAAAAGATCGGGCCCGTGGAGGGCGTGCGCCTCGACGAGCTGGAGGACAAATATCAGCACGCCTCGGATTAG
- the aprA gene encoding adenylyl-sulfate reductase subunit alpha: MAGEFGNPEIVQEEVDILLIGGGMACCGAAYEVVRWAEAAKAELGIDLKIKLVDKAALDRSGAVAQGLSAINTYIGPEQDPADYARMVSNDLMGITRDDLAYDLGRHVDESVHLFEEWGLPIWKVDENGERHDGSKGLPALKDGGKPVRSGKWQIMINGESYKWIVAEAAKKALGMDRIQERVFIVKLVNDKNDKNRIAGAVGFSVREHKVYVYKAKAILLAAGGAVNIFRPRSVGEGTGRAWYPVWNAGSTYAMAAEAGAELTMMENRFVPARFKDGYGPVGAWFLLFKAKAVNALGEVYMEKNKELLNEYPPYGQASVPASCLRNHLMLKEMKEGRGPIYMDTVTALAKLKETLSPREVKHLEAEAWEDFLDMCVGQCGIWVGENIEPEKKNSELMPTEPYLLGSHSGCCGIWVSGPEDVGAPTTEDHPEKDKIPAHLPQGWHWGYRSMTTVKGLFTAGDGVGASGHKFSSGSHAEGRIAAKAMVKYCIDHKDLKPELDTPVEQLVEEIYKPVRNFLQYKDYTTAIDVNPHYITPKMLQFRLQKIMDEYVAGVSTYYTTNAHMLKVAEEKLQMLKEDAEKMRAKDLHELLRAWENYHRILTAEAHMKHIQFREETRYPGFYYRADKNFIDEKNWKCFVNSVYDKNTKQWTVFKRQHYDLVDKSKLFKTAAH, encoded by the coding sequence ATGGCTGGTGAATTTGGCAATCCCGAAATCGTCCAGGAAGAAGTGGACATCCTTCTCATCGGCGGTGGTATGGCCTGCTGTGGCGCCGCCTATGAGGTGGTGCGCTGGGCAGAAGCGGCAAAGGCCGAACTGGGCATCGACCTCAAGATCAAGCTGGTGGACAAGGCCGCCCTCGACCGTTCCGGCGCCGTCGCCCAGGGTCTGTCCGCCATCAACACCTACATTGGCCCGGAGCAGGACCCCGCGGACTATGCGCGCATGGTCTCCAACGACCTGATGGGCATCACCCGCGACGACCTCGCCTATGACCTGGGCCGTCACGTGGACGAGTCCGTGCACCTCTTCGAGGAGTGGGGCCTGCCGATCTGGAAGGTGGACGAAAATGGTGAGCGCCACGACGGCTCCAAAGGCTTGCCCGCCCTCAAGGATGGTGGCAAGCCGGTGCGTTCCGGCAAGTGGCAGATCATGATCAACGGCGAATCCTACAAATGGATCGTCGCCGAAGCAGCGAAAAAAGCCCTGGGCATGGACCGCATCCAGGAGCGTGTGTTCATCGTCAAACTGGTCAACGACAAGAACGACAAGAATCGCATCGCCGGGGCCGTGGGCTTCTCCGTGCGCGAGCACAAGGTCTATGTGTACAAGGCGAAGGCGATCCTGCTCGCCGCCGGTGGCGCGGTCAACATCTTCCGTCCGCGTTCCGTGGGTGAAGGCACCGGCCGTGCCTGGTACCCGGTGTGGAATGCCGGCTCCACCTACGCCATGGCCGCGGAAGCCGGCGCCGAACTGACCATGATGGAAAACCGCTTCGTGCCGGCCCGCTTCAAGGACGGCTACGGTCCGGTGGGGGCCTGGTTCCTCCTCTTCAAAGCCAAGGCGGTCAACGCCTTGGGCGAAGTTTACATGGAGAAGAACAAGGAACTCCTCAACGAGTATCCGCCCTACGGCCAGGCATCGGTGCCCGCCTCCTGCCTGCGCAACCACCTCATGCTCAAGGAGATGAAGGAAGGCCGCGGGCCCATCTACATGGACACCGTGACGGCGCTGGCCAAGCTCAAGGAAACCCTCTCCCCGCGCGAGGTCAAGCACCTCGAGGCGGAAGCGTGGGAGGACTTCCTCGACATGTGTGTCGGTCAGTGCGGCATCTGGGTGGGTGAGAACATCGAGCCGGAGAAGAAAAATTCCGAGCTCATGCCCACTGAGCCGTATCTGCTGGGTTCCCACTCCGGTTGCTGCGGCATCTGGGTGTCCGGTCCCGAGGATGTGGGCGCGCCCACCACGGAAGATCACCCCGAGAAGGACAAGATCCCGGCCCATCTGCCCCAGGGCTGGCATTGGGGCTACCGCTCCATGACGACGGTCAAGGGCCTGTTCACGGCCGGCGACGGTGTGGGCGCCTCCGGTCACAAGTTCTCCTCCGGCTCCCATGCCGAAGGGCGTATCGCCGCCAAGGCCATGGTCAAGTACTGCATCGACCACAAGGACCTCAAACCCGAGCTGGACACGCCGGTGGAACAGCTCGTGGAGGAGATCTACAAACCGGTGCGCAACTTCCTGCAGTACAAGGACTACACCACCGCCATCGACGTCAACCCGCACTACATCACGCCCAAGATGCTGCAGTTCCGTCTGCAGAAAATCATGGACGAGTATGTAGCCGGGGTGTCCACCTACTACACCACCAATGCCCACATGCTCAAGGTGGCGGAAGAGAAGCTGCAGATGTTGAAGGAAGACGCGGAAAAGATGCGTGCCAAGGACCTGCACGAGCTGCTGCGTGCCTGGGAGAACTACCACCGCATCCTCACCGCGGAAGCGCACATGAAGCACATCCAGTTCCGTGAAGAGACCCGTTATCCGGGCTTCTACTACCGGGCCGACAAGAACTTCATCGACGAGAAAAACTGGAAGTGCTTCGTCAACTCGGTCTATGACAAGAACACCAAGCAGTGGACGGTGTTCAAGCGTCAGCACTACGACCTGGTTGACAAGTCCAAGCTGTTCAAGACCGCGGCCCACTGA